In Hemitrygon akajei chromosome 12, sHemAka1.3, whole genome shotgun sequence, a single window of DNA contains:
- the LOC140737415 gene encoding uncharacterized protein, with the protein MEEEESENYEKVKEAILRTYELVPEAYRQKFRNLKKGWNQTYTEFAYEKGVLLDRWCAARIVEEDFWRLRELILIEEFKGCVSEDIQMYLNEKPNKSISEFARFADEYALTHKAKFSSNKSYQRDRGNGRESLPAEAEVPLGASGKIEEERQDGRRVPGLTCFNYGKGGHIASRCLAPRKETGKWRAAVPIGCAVVISKSTREPQVDRVREGSETCMSNGTVSVREGDTPVPVRIWRDTGAELSLISSKVLDFGRKMGMVALKGIGKGTEVVPLHRMILNCELVSGPVEIGVRSEFPRIDVDVLLGNDLAGGKVWSAMKLTSQSVSVEVLPLDSKIYPACVITRSMSRKAAEKETSLNQASIDLAETFLPTLYHEGLEGGKTENRKVKENFNKEVWNATESSNKLLPMYC; encoded by the exons atggaggaggaagagtctgagaattatgaaaaagtaaaggaggccattcttcggacctacgaattggtacctgaagcgtatagacaaaagttcagaaatttaaagaaagggtggaatcagacgtataccgagtttgcctatgagaagggtgtgctcttggatcgctggtgtgcagcaagaatagtggaagaggatttttggcgtctcagggagttaattctgattgaggaatttaaaggttgtgtttcggaggatatccagatgtatttgaatgagaagccgaataagtccatctccgaatttgctaggttcgcagatgaatatgccctaacccacaaggcaaagttttcctcgaataaaagttaccagagagaccgtgggaacggtagagaaagcctgccggctgaggcagaggtcccgctgggagctagtggtaagattgaagaggagaggcaagacggcaggagagttcctggcttgacctgcttTAATtatggaaaggggggacatattgcatctaggtgccttgctccgaggaaggagacaggaaaatggagagcagcagtccctataggatgtgccgtggtgatcagtaaatcgacaagagagccccaggtagacagagtacgagaagggtctgagacatgtatgtcaaacggaaccgtgtctgtgagagagggagacacaccagttccagtgcggatctggagagacacgggagctgaactgtcattgattagcagtaaggtactggattttggtcgcaagatgggaatggtagctttgaaaggaataggaaaagggaccgaagtggtgcccttgcataggatgattctgaattgtgagctggtatctggaccagttgaaataggggtgcgatcagaattcccgagaattgacgtggacgtccttcttggtaatgatttagccggtggtaaggtttggtcagcaatgaagctgacgagccagtctgtgagtgttgaggtcctgcccctagattccaagatctatcccgcatgcgtgatcactcgcagcatgtcgagaaaggcagctgagaaagagaccagtttaaatcaggccagtattgatttggctgagacgtttttaccgaccctgtaccacgagggtttagagggtggaaaAACGGAGAACagaaaagtgaaagaga ATTTTAACAAGGAGGTTTGGAATGCCACCGAAagctctaacaaacttctacCGATGTACTGTTAA